A DNA window from Streptococcus mutans contains the following coding sequences:
- a CDS encoding GNAT family N-acetyltransferase, with amino-acid sequence MPVNQYQQEVGETLEHFAVGQMPDVKFLEGRYCSVEHIDARKHLNDIIDFYWKNAVPSDWTYMFDQPFETAEAVQERLQDYEKSENPYFFAIRDKETDKVLGTFSLMRIDPKNRVLEMGRVIYAPALQKTSAATEAQYLVMNYVFENLGYRRYEWKCDHLNQSSGNAAKRLGFTYEGTFRKHVVYKGRTRDTDWFSVIDQDWPKLKKRFENWLSPKNFDKTGQQIKALKDC; translated from the coding sequence ATGCCAGTTAATCAGTATCAGCAAGAAGTTGGAGAAACTTTGGAACATTTTGCAGTTGGTCAAATGCCTGATGTGAAGTTTTTAGAAGGTCGCTATTGCAGTGTGGAACATATTGATGCCAGAAAACATCTAAATGACATTATTGATTTCTATTGGAAGAATGCAGTTCCGTCTGATTGGACCTACATGTTTGATCAGCCTTTTGAAACTGCTGAAGCTGTTCAAGAACGTCTCCAAGATTATGAAAAATCCGAAAACCCTTATTTTTTTGCCATTCGTGACAAAGAGACAGATAAGGTTTTAGGTACTTTTTCGCTTATGCGCATTGATCCCAAAAATCGTGTGCTTGAGATGGGGCGCGTGATTTATGCACCTGCCTTGCAGAAAACATCTGCTGCAACAGAAGCACAATACTTGGTTATGAATTATGTTTTTGAGAATCTGGGTTATCGTCGTTATGAATGGAAGTGCGATCATCTAAATCAGTCTTCTGGCAATGCTGCTAAGCGACTTGGTTTTACTTATGAGGGAACTTTCCGTAAGCATGTTGTTTATAAGGGGCGGACACGTGATACGGACTGGTTTTCTGTTATTGATCAAGATTGGCCTAAACTGAAAAAGCGGTTTGAAAACTGGCTATCACCGAAGAATTTTGATAAGACTGGTCAGCAGATAAAAGCATTAAAGGATTGTTAA
- the rpmA gene encoding 50S ribosomal protein L27 translates to MLKMNLANLQLFAHKKGGGSTSNGRDSESKRLGAKAADGQTVTGGSILYRQRGTHIYPGANVGRGGDDTLFAKVEGVVRFERKGRDKKQVSVYPIAK, encoded by the coding sequence ATGTTAAAAATGAATCTTGCTAATTTGCAACTTTTCGCCCACAAAAAAGGTGGCGGTTCTACATCTAACGGACGTGATTCAGAAAGCAAACGTCTTGGTGCTAAAGCAGCTGATGGCCAAACTGTTACAGGTGGTTCAATCCTTTACCGTCAACGCGGAACACATATCTACCCAGGTGCTAACGTAGGTCGTGGTGGAGATGATACCCTTTTTGCTAAGGTTGAAGGTGTTGTTCGTTTCGAACGTAAAGGTCGCGATAAAAAACAAGTATCTGTCTACCCAATCGCAAAATAA
- a CDS encoding ribosomal-processing cysteine protease Prp, with product MIQATFIRRKGILESVELTGHAGSGEYGFDIVCAAVSTLSMNLVNALEVLADCTVSLQMDEFDGGYMKIDLSYITNKSDEKVQLLFEAFLLGITNLAENSPEFVTAKIMTQ from the coding sequence ATGATTCAAGCAACATTTATTCGCCGTAAGGGCATACTGGAAAGCGTTGAGCTGACTGGTCATGCTGGATCTGGTGAGTACGGCTTTGATATCGTATGCGCAGCTGTTTCAACTTTATCAATGAATTTGGTTAATGCTTTGGAAGTTTTAGCAGACTGTACAGTTAGTTTACAAATGGATGAGTTTGATGGCGGTTATATGAAGATTGATTTATCGTATATAACCAATAAATCAGATGAGAAAGTTCAATTGTTATTTGAAGCTTTTCTTCTAGGAATAACTAATCTTGCTGAAAATTCTCCAGAATTTGTAACAGCTAAGATTATGACCCAATAA
- the rplU gene encoding 50S ribosomal protein L21, which produces MSTYAIIKTGGKQVKVEVDQAIYVEKLDVEAGAEVTFDQVVLVGGDKTVVGTPIVQGATVVGTVEKQGKQKKVVTYKYKPKKGSHRKQGHRQPYTKVVIKAINA; this is translated from the coding sequence ATGAGCACATACGCAATCATCAAAACTGGTGGAAAACAAGTTAAAGTTGAAGTCGATCAAGCAATCTATGTTGAAAAACTTGATGTTGAAGCTGGAGCAGAAGTAACCTTTGATCAAGTTGTTCTTGTCGGTGGTGACAAAACTGTTGTTGGTACTCCAATTGTTCAAGGAGCTACTGTTGTTGGAACTGTTGAAAAACAAGGAAAACAAAAGAAAGTTGTTACTTACAAATACAAACCTAAAAAAGGTAGTCACCGTAAACAAGGTCACCGTCAACCTTATACCAAAGTTGTTATCAAAGCTATCAACGCTTAA
- a CDS encoding TMEM175 family protein, which yields MTKERLAAFTDAILAIIMTILVLELKKPNPISWENLWQLRMNFFAYTISFFWLGAMWVLLHRNWHDIKSISNKTVWQSLLMLFFSSFFPYATNLVASDFNNSAAQSFYGIIVIAISCSNLWMQSDLSHIKENQKAEAIQTFSVKKSRWLKLDMFLKTLGLFLSLTIWPSAMMYTVLFVSLAIVFPNSITEEKKAK from the coding sequence ATGACAAAGGAACGTTTAGCTGCGTTTACAGATGCTATACTGGCTATTATCATGACAATCTTAGTTTTAGAATTAAAGAAACCAAACCCTATTTCTTGGGAAAATCTATGGCAGTTACGAATGAATTTCTTTGCCTATACTATTTCCTTCTTTTGGTTAGGAGCCATGTGGGTTTTATTGCATCGTAATTGGCATGATATTAAAAGTATTTCCAATAAAACAGTTTGGCAGTCTTTATTAATGTTGTTTTTCTCTTCTTTTTTTCCTTATGCCACTAATCTGGTTGCAAGTGATTTCAATAATTCAGCTGCTCAGTCCTTTTATGGTATTATTGTGATAGCAATATCTTGTTCAAATTTGTGGATGCAGAGTGATCTTTCGCATATTAAGGAAAACCAAAAGGCAGAAGCCATCCAAACTTTCTCTGTCAAAAAGAGTCGATGGCTAAAACTTGATATGTTTTTGAAAACTTTAGGATTGTTTTTAAGTTTGACCATTTGGCCATCGGCTATGATGTATACTGTTCTATTTGTTTCTTTGGCTATTGTTTTTCCTAATTCGATTACTGAAGAGAAAAAAGCTAAATAA